The nucleotide sequence TACTTTATGCTGCAGTCAAAGCCATTTTTATGCCATCTCATATGTGCCCTGCACATGCTTAATATTATTCTAAAGTTCCTAATTGGAGTAAATTAAGTACACAGTTGACAAGCACAATATGAAGAGACATCTAAAACAATAAGATACCATGGCCTTGTTGGCAACACATGCTATGATACCAAATATATActtgaatatgtatatatgtatgtaagatGCTGCCTTAAAAATAGTCAACTAGACATTAAAAAGAGAAAACCACTTTCTTACTGTTTCATGCTCTGACATATTGGAAGATCACTTTGTGATTTTTCTGACATCAGGAGAATGTTTCAAACAGGGACCTGATGACCTTGACCTTGGTTTACAGTGAAACTAATGTTAGATGATGTGTTTTATGTAGTCTTTGAGTACCAACCTCATGTTTCATCAACCTAAACCTGATATAAGCATAGTCTTTCTTCTTCTCCATGGCATCTAACCTAGGCCTGATATCCTTGCAACAATTTTATGTCAAATCATATTTTTCATCTTCTTCAGAACAATCAATTTGGCTTGCAGGTCTGTCTAAACAATCAAGAGACTGCAATATGAACATGGAAACTAACACCACAGCCACTTCATATCAGACAAATGGAGGTCTGACCTCCAACTTCAAAAAATGCTTCAAGAGAGTCCATTGCTTCTGAGTCAAATATGAATGAATGACAGAGCATTTGCTGTGGCAATTTTCTTGGCCATGCAGAACACACTTGGTCAAGCTTTGGAATCCCTTCAGTCCTTTCCTGATCACTGCAAGACTTACCTTGGATGTGGCTTGTCAGCTTCCCTTTAGCCTCACTTGTTTGGACTGTGAGAGGATGGACTTTACCTCGGTAAGATGTGCACTTTTTTTCTGAAGCACCAACACAAGGTGGAAATGACACCATGAGAAGAGAGATCAAATGCTCCAAAGACATGGAATCACTGTATTCCTTTTGATGAATGATACATCTACTAATCAGGAGAAATGATGGTTGGACTCCATGACTTGTCATTGTCATCTTCTCAGGGTAGGGAATGCACAAAAAGAGGTGTTTCATGAGCTGTAATTTTGACTCCTTCCCTCTTCCTAACAGGCTTAACAATTTTGCCTACTCCTTGCAGGCAATTTGCAGAGAGAAGAATCTGTTTACTTACAGAAaacaatatctacagaaaaatcttcCTGAGGAAAGATGCCCTGTGGAAATCAACATCTTCTCCCTGTCCTTACGATCTCCTTTTAAATgtcacaactagttgaaccatacAATGTGTAGAAACGTATACAGATACATTTTTCTGCAGTGTTAGAAAAGCAGCAACATTTATTTTGGAATCAGAATATAATATTATCTGAGAGTGACACCTCTCCTGATCCCTTGGATGCTGTTTGGTCCACATTTTGGTGTTGTGGCAGGCTCAGCAGTCAGCATTTGTTGGTCATCATACAATGAGATACAGCTGAAAGGAGGAAAATCTAGAGATTGCATGAACATTTACTAGCTTTTTCCTATTTGTATTCCTTTCCTGAAAATATATATCTAAAGAAAGTAATGTACATATCTATAATGAATAtctttatttatcaaaaatagcCTATTTAGCAAGTTTTTACATCATGTTTATGCTTAATTATCATGTTTATGTATTGGTCAAAATAAGCTTTTCTTTTATCTATTGTGATTCAATAATCATCAATCCAAAGAGATAGGTTTCAGACCTACAATTCTGAGATTGGACTAAACTATCAATAAAACCTTAAACCAAGAGATAAGACAGAATTTATGCATAGCCTCTGTTCTTTTTGGTCATGTTATCTCACTACCTTCACATACATCCCTCCTGTTTCTCTATCTTACctcctctctctatatatattatTCTGAGAAGTCATTTCTTTTTGTCATGAATAAAATGTTTCAGAAAATGAACAGTTTGTTTtaaattagaaaaagaaaagttTGCATGCTTCAAAGTCTTCTAACTCTGTGTGGATGAGAATTTGAACTTTCATTATAACTCATGTATGTTTATGCACTTGGTTTGATCTCATGACACTATTAGACACTTCAGCAATATGTCCGAAAAATCCTGGTGCCAAAACTTAAAAGATGTACAAGCATCAAAAAGTTTTATTTCATTGCTGACTCTTTCCCTCACCTGACTCAGATTTGGAAGTGGCATTTTTCTTCCTACACCAATGACATGAAAACCAAATTTAATTTGCAATATAATTcaagaagtgctaatacagtagaTAAGACTAATGAAAGTTGTGGTGATCTGGCCATGGCCAGAAAGCAGGTTGATCCCCCATGCTGCATAACAAGTTGATGAAGCTTCCTTCATCATTCTCAACCTTGGGGCATTGGAATTCTGGCTTGCAGGAGCTGTGAAGAAGCAGGTCTGTGTCAGCTGGTCTGACTGATTGGAAGTAAGGCAAGGTTTGGTGCGGAGGGAGGGGGCTTTCAGTGACTGATGTTCTTGAGATATCCAAGTTGATGTCTGAGCTGTTTTCACTTCTATTGCTGCAAGAACCTTCAGTTTCTTTGTTGAGATTTATGAGTTCTGATGCTTCTCCACCTCTGAGTGCCAAGATCTGCACATTAAACTTGGTTCTTCATGCCATAGAAATACACATAAACACAGTTGTTGATTActtgatgaaaatattaataaaccATTTCCAAAGGAAGGATAAGATACATGGTGTGAAAATTTCGATTGCTAGCGGATTACATGTCAATCGATTTAGTGATGATTACAGGTAGAAGATGTGTTGACCTGAAAGGgaaccttttttccttttttttctttattttgatgAAAGAAAGGGATGTCAGAAGAGCTTTCAGGTTGCTGCCACTGTCTCACCAATACCGATGATCAGATGTTGAACTGGATTTTCATTGTTCTTGTGATTTGACAAATTTGATGTGATTTTcatgtttcttttgttttgtttttttgtttttattgtgATTCTGGTTGGTCCTTAGGAGTTCTTTTCCCTTGTGATAGAATCTCTTTTGCTATTTCACCTGCTGAAGCCTCCATGTTCTCTGGATGAACTTAAcagcaaaaataaaaagaaggtgAAAGGCATCAACATGATCTCCAACTCCTCCAAAGTTTTATTTCAGAGCTAAAAGGATTGGTGTGTTCAGCACAAGAAAGGATGGAAGGAAAGAAAATCTAAAAgaagagagaaacagagagagagagagagagagagagagatttcataGCATGATGCAACCAATCATTATAAGCATCTTTCTCAGAAGACTCAAAACTCATGCAGCAATGCTAAAAACTAGATGAGATCTTCATAGAACTCAGAGATACCTCAGCTTGGAGCTTCTTGTTCTGGACTTGGAGAGCCTCATTCTCTGTCTTGGTGGCCTCAAGCTGCCTCTTGAGCACATCATACTCCTTCTCCAATTGCTTGGTCTTCCACCTGGCTCTCCTGTTCTGAAACCAGATGGCCACTTGCCTCGGCCGCAGGCCGAGCACCCTGGCCAGCTGCATCTTCCTCTCAGGCTCCAGTCTGTTCCCCAGCTCAAAGTTCCTCTCCAATGTCCTCACCTGCTCTATGTtgagcctcttcttcttctcccctgcCGGCAAGCCGTCGTCCGACAAGTCATCATCGGCGGTCATCTCGTCGCCGGTCTCTATCCCCGGGAAGGACCTGGATATCTTCCCCATCATTGGAGGCACACCTGCAGCACCGAAACCAGATGAGACACAAGTGGGCCACTTGGAATTCCCTTGGGCTGGAAGCTCGGAATAGGTTGTCATGGTGAGTGCCACAACTCACCTCTCAGGTCTTGGAGATTGGCAAGGAGGAGAGGACCGACAGGGATCCCGAGTTGGTTCTCTTCTCCACAGTTTATCTGCATTGGGACCATGAAGTTTGAaggaaaggaggaggaagaagccaTTCCATTGCAGGCCATTTGCTACAGAGTAGACAAGtcagctgaagaagaagaagaagaagaagaagaagggtggcTTGAGGTTGAAATGGTGATCTGTTCACAATGTTGCAATCCAATGGTTTGATGAGAAGATTAATCACTGCAGTTAAGTCTATGTGCAGTCCAAACCCTATTCCAATTGATTTGTGTGGTTTTGATTCTTTCCCTGCAATATGACACAGACAGATGTGCAGTTCAATTCTTTTGACAGAAGTTGCTGTGTCCATCTCAATGAATCTGTATTTTACGGTGTGGAGAGATGAGTGGGCTGCCACATGAAACAGGAGAGAATTATGATCATGGAGTTGCTTGTTTTCAGcaccatatgtgtgtgaacaAGGAAAAAGAACAGTGTTGGGATCTGCTGGTGAATGATGGGAAAGAGAGAAACATCACCGAGAAAAATGAAAGGCCAAGCTGGCCAAAGATTGAAAAGGGTGTCTCTGAAAAGATCTGCACTTGCAGGAATCTAGGGATGGGTCCTCACACTTGCTGGGTTTGCTACCTAACACACATGCACCTTATCATCGcatcttgatatattattatgcCGATCATCATCGTTCGAATCACGAAAATAGTCTCTTTTTTTTCACGAAAAAATGAATCATAATTCAGTCTCTTTCGATATATTACGTCGATCATCAGCATTCGAATTACGAAAACAATCTCTTTTTTTCatacaaataaattataattcagTCTGTATCACAATTTTAATTGGATTGGCAGTATTCATTGATAGCAATTCCAAGGGAAGAAGAACTTGCCACCCTCTGTTGCATTCTCTCAGTCAGTAGATAAGACTGTAGAGCAAAAATGAGACCGCAGCAAAATAGCTTTTCACAACCACATTTTTCGTTGCATCAGGAAAATACAGTTTCATCTTTCCCTACATAATCTCGTTGATGAACTGTTCAAGATGACCAGAGTAGCCACACCACAAGCTCTGACTGACTCTGATGGAAACCATGGCTAGAAAGACCTTGACACAACCAGGAGCTACTTGGCTCCTGATTACAATCTTGACTGACTCTGATGGAAACTATGGCTAGAAAGACCTTGACGCAACCTGTAGCTACTTCACTGACTTCAATGCTGCATTGTATCAGTGGCCACCGGCGAGACCTGAAGTGGCGAAGTTGCTCCTCGACAGCCTTGGGAGCATGAAGAGTCCGACGAAGCCAGAGACGAAGGCGATGGCGGATGCCAGAGCAAAGGCAGGAATATTTCCTTTCCCAAACAGGGCGTCCCATGGGCCTGCACTTAGTGCTATGATCACCTGAAACATCAGAAGCCATCAGGTGTTAGCTGCATCCGAATCATACATCAAACTATTATGATGTTTTCGGCAAGAAAGAAATCTGAACTATGTCGAAAACATGCCTGAGGAATTACGATCGAGATGTTGAGAACTCCAGTGCAAAGTCCTGCAAAACAGCCAAACATGATGAGTACCTAAGACATGAACATGAACAAGGTATCGACATCACGAACGTAACCCAATTCAGCTAACCTTGGCCACCGGTACCCTTGTCGACAACCAGCTGTGCTGCAACAGCGAAAGGAACACTGAAGAGAACCTGCACAAGAGCAGCAGTAAGAGGAAGCTTAGTGTTTGGAACCGATGGGTAAATGTCGGTAGAAGCATGGGGAAAATGATGCTCACAGCCAGAGGGACTCCGAGCACTGCAAATAGAACCAGAGCCGTGGCTCTGACACCGCTATCTGCTGTGATCGCTTGCTGAATCGAACCATTGAACTCTTTCGAGGACCAAACGCTTACGACTGCGGTGGCAGCCATGCAGACAAACACCATGAAGTTGCTCGCCGCCCAAACCACTCTCGAACCCACCTTTCGGCACATTGGCTCGATCAAGAAAGAAGTAACACCCAGCACGATCTGCGAACAAGTGCACAATTTGGATCAGCAATGTTGTTGGTGAAAAGGAAGTAAATAGGCAGCTATTTCGATTCCTCTCACCGAATTCAGCAGCAAACCAAATGCTCCTTGTCTGACGCCTCGGTTGTAGGCATCGATCTCGGCAGTGGTTCCCTTCGGATTCCCATGATAGATTTCCCGGCCCATCCAATCGGTGTCGTAGAGGATGAAGGGAAACCATGACAACTGCAAGCCACCAAGAAACAGCAAAGAAGTTCAAGGAGCTCATCCACAGAGATCTCAAGCTCAAATCCAATGGAGTTGAGTGCATACCCAGGTGAGGGAGGTAACAAGAAGCACCGAAGGCATTCCAGGAGGTAAATTCTTGAAGGCCTTGAAGACAGCAAGAAAGCTGGCACTTTGCTCGCCCTCACTGGGCATCAGTTCTTCCTTGGAGTCGACTCTTGCAGGGGCTTGAGGGTCTGGCGCAGGTCCACTCAGAGGAACTTCTTTGGCAAAGATCAGCGTCACCGTCAAACTGATGATCAGAAAGAACTGTTTCCAGTGGAGAAGAGTGTAATCAGGGAGTGACAAGCATGAACACGAAGCTTAAGGTGAATTTAGGACACAGAGCAGAGGAAAGGACGTACCACAGCGATAATGAATGCCGCCTTCAAGTTTGCACAGGCTTCACAGCAAGCCCTCGTCATCAAGAATGGAAACCACCTACACCAACATTTACAGAAGGCAGATTAGTCTTTGTTGGAAGTCATCTATCTGTCAGGAACATGATGATGAGCTGAGCAAGTAGGCCAACGTACTTGTGCCAATTTCCAGTAGAACCTGAAGAGTATCCCAGAATATTTCCCAAAGCCATCCATGAACAGAATATAGCATTTGCTGCACTGCATCCATGATGACCTAACAACACAACGAAGGTTTAGAGATTGTTCATGATGCAGAAGCTTGATCCTTCTTCCAGCAGCAGAGCAAGACATGCAAGTAAGGATTTTTACCTGAGAGATCAGCCATGAGTGCCCGAGCAGGACCCTACGATGATCATATGTTGGTGAGACTCAAAATTCAATAAGAACATGTTaggattgataagtatttttaggagtcttaattatatttaaattagttgatagaattttaactaaattaaaatttcttagtGAATTAGGATTCGTTCATATAAAAACAATCTGTGTCTTAAAGTTTTGATGAGAGGACGAGCTCTAAGGGTTCTAAAAAAGGTTGAGAGAATTCTTCGTGAGAGGTAAATAAGAagagtcatatttgagtgggcataATTTAAGGATCTTATATTTGATCTCATATATTGAAGAATTTGCTAAATCACATTAATCTTGTATCAACTttctagtatttttttttattgttaatcTCTAGatgttttcttttgattttcaattttttttcttcccctCCCAACAAGATGAACTCGAAGCATCGAAGATCACAACAAAAAACAAGAAGACTTACTTGAACTGCATTGTTGGAGAAATCCAGCAACCAAAATCCAAGAACATAAATGATGGCTGCATGCCATCGAGCACCACGATAAACACTACAGTGTTTCTTTGTATCACCAAGTGCATATCCTATATCAGAAGAAAACCCTACCACGAGCACCTGTAATAGTGAAATCCATGTAAGAAAACAACGTACGTGTTTGTGATACGAGAGAAGGCTTGCAagtccatatatatatacatatgtatatatatatatatatacatatgtattataTACTCACAGCAATACATATCAGGCAACATCCAACAAATATGAAGGGTCTCCTTCTTCCAAATCTCGACCGACATCTGTCACTCCACAGACCAACACAAGGCTGAACCTGTTCGCCAGAGACATGATATAGATCGATGAG is from Musa acuminata AAA Group cultivar baxijiao chromosome BXJ1-6, Cavendish_Baxijiao_AAA, whole genome shotgun sequence and encodes:
- the LOC103987480 gene encoding homeobox-leucine zipper protein HOX21-like codes for the protein MACNGMASSSSFPSNFMVPMQINCGEENQLGIPVGPLLLANLQDLRGVPPMMGKISRSFPGIETGDEMTADDDLSDDGLPAGEKKKRLNIEQVRTLERNFELGNRLEPERKMQLARVLGLRPRQVAIWFQNRRARWKTKQLEKEYDVLKRQLEATKTENEALQVQNKKLQAEILALRGGEASELINLNKETEGSCSNRSENSSDINLDISRTSVTESPLPPHQTLPYFQSVRPADTDLLLHSSCKPEFQCPKVENDEGSFINLLCSMGDQPAFWPWPDHHNFH
- the LOC103988335 gene encoding sucrose transport protein SUT1-like isoform X1 yields the protein MAEGEHMAVNGGGDVELVDANGDYSGASACSRSRRAAKSISLVRLIAACMAAGGVQYGWALQLSLLTPYVQTLGLSHALSSIIWLCGPVAGFIVQPCVGLWSDRCRSRFGRRRPFIFVGCCLICIAVLVVGFSSDIGYALGDTKKHCSVYRGARWHAAIIYVLGFWLLDFSNNAVQGPARALMADLSGHHGCSAANAIFCSWMALGNILGYSSGSTGNWHKWFPFLMTRACCEACANLKAAFIIAVFFLIISLTVTLIFAKEVPLSGPAPDPQAPARVDSKEELMPSEGEQSASFLAVFKAFKNLPPGMPSVLLVTSLTWLSWFPFILYDTDWMGREIYHGNPKGTTAEIDAYNRGVRQGAFGLLLNSIVLGVTSFLIEPMCRKVGSRVVWAASNFMVFVCMAATAVVSVWSSKEFNGSIQQAITADSGVRATALVLFAVLGVPLAVLFSVPFAVAAQLVVDKGTGGQGLCTGVLNISIVIPQVIIALSAGPWDALFGKGNIPAFALASAIAFVSGFVGLFMLPRLSRSNFATSGLAGGH
- the LOC103988335 gene encoding sucrose transport protein SUT1-like isoform X2, which produces MPKPISLVRLFLACMVAGGVQYGWALQLSLLTPYIQTLGLSHALSSIIWLCGPVAGFIVQPCVGLWSDRCRSRFGRRRPFIFVGCCLICIAVLVVGFSSDIGYALGDTKKHCSVYRGARWHAAIIYVLGFWLLDFSNNAVQGPARALMADLSGHHGCSAANAIFCSWMALGNILGYSSGSTGNWHKWFPFLMTRACCEACANLKAAFIIAVFFLIISLTVTLIFAKEVPLSGPAPDPQAPARVDSKEELMPSEGEQSASFLAVFKAFKNLPPGMPSVLLVTSLTWLSWFPFILYDTDWMGREIYHGNPKGTTAEIDAYNRGVRQGAFGLLLNSIVLGVTSFLIEPMCRKVGSRVVWAASNFMVFVCMAATAVVSVWSSKEFNGSIQQAITADSGVRATALVLFAVLGVPLAVLFSVPFAVAAQLVVDKGTGGQGLCTGVLNISIVIPQVIIALSAGPWDALFGKGNIPAFALASAIAFVSGFVGLFMLPRLSRSNFATSGLAGGH